A window of Thermoproteus sp. genomic DNA:
GGCGGGCGTCATGTCCTCGCTGAACTTAGAGGAGAGCGCCTCGACCCTAATTGAGGCCAGCTCCGCGGCGTCTGGGACCAGCTCGAAGAGGAGGGCGGGATCCGTCGAGGGGTACACGGCGCCGGTCGTATACTCCACGCGCGACAATATGGTGCCGCCAGTGGCGATTATGTGGACCCAAGGCCTGCCGGTATCCACCTCCCTCTTCTCGCCGGCCTTCACGCCGGTGGCCACCTCGCCCAGCTCCTCTATCTTTGTTACCTTGCTCTTTGCGAAGCCCACATTGTAGCCGTTTTTCAACTTGACCACATATATGTCCGGGTCGGAGTAGGCGGTAGGCGGCAGTAAGACCCCCTCGACCACCTCCCCAGTGTTGAGATACAGCCTGACCTTCTTATAGCTCTCCACGCCCATTAAGGGCGGCCTATATAAAACTAACCGGCGTTCGTGACGACCGAGACAACTCTGCCGTTTGCCACCGTGACCTCTACGGGGAGGTAGTTCAATATTTGGGCCAAGAGCTGGGTCCCCGTCGCCGTGATAGTGGCGTTTCCGAGAGACATCGCGTCTAATACCCACTGGAACACTGTAGTAGCTTGGCTTTGTTGTTGGCCCGGCATGATGAGGAAAACTCTATTTTGATACCTAGAGGCGACAGTGTAGTTTCCGCCGAAGGCAGTATTGTAGAAATAATTAGCTGCGTTGAAGGAGTAGGGGCCGTATATGGGGTCCAACATGAGGACATACACAGGCACGTCCGAGTTCAAGACCGCCTTGGGGAGAGGCAGGCCCGCCACCGTGATCACAACTATGGAGTTATTGTAGAGAGGCGGAGGGCTCGCGCTGGGGGCATAGCCCCTCTGCGTCAAGACCCACAACTGGGAGTTTTGGACCAGCTGTCTCAATTGGAGCTGTGGAGGTCTCGAAAAGCCGAAATGTATGCCGGAAGTGCCCAAAATCCAGCCGACCTCGGCAAAAACTATGGCGAGAATCGCTATTATGAAGATCCTACCGCGCCTTTTAGACCTACTCTCGCGCCTTTTGGCCACGGCCCCTCCCACCCGCTAGTTTTAATATTTTTCCTTTTAAAGGGGGCCGTATCTCCCCACATGAGGAGATACCTAGCGGTTGCGGCCGCAGTCCTTATAGTTGCGATTCTGCTGGCCATTATGGCGTCTAGAACGGGCGGGAAACCCCAAGAGGTCCTGCTCGTGCCCAACGGGACTACGCCGGTGTCTGCGATCTCCAAATCGCCCGGCGAGATGATGACGGCGTATTATATAGGCAACGGCGCCGTCATGTTGACGCCCTACCCCTGGAACATGAAGTCTTGGAGCGGCTCCGTCGAGGTCTCCTACAACGGCTCTGTCGTGACGGCTAAGGTCGACGTGGTCTATACGGAGAAGTACAACCCCTACGCGCCGGTCCTGGGCTACCCCAGCCTACGCTACGGCTGCGACCCGCTATTCGGCGCCTGCACCCAATCGACGCCGCCGCTCAAACTGCCCACGCCGGCGTTAAACGCAGACGCGCTGATGACGTTGGAATATAGGGTAGATCCTGGCACCTGCAATATAACCGACTTCTCCTACGACATCTGGCTCACCAAAGGCTCCGGCCTAGGCCCAGGCGACCTCGAGCTGATGGTCTGGCTCTTCTACACGACTCCTCTCGCCCAGAGCGCGCCGAGTCCCTATTGGAGCTATAGGGGGTCCTACGCCCTCCCGGTATATATAAACGGGTCTCCGGCCAGCGAACACGTCTATGCGTATCTGCATCTAGACCAATCGAGCTGGTCGGTACTCATATTGGCGTTCGAAAAGCCCATACAAGGCGGCTCGGTGGCCATACCTCTAGGCGACCTCATGAAGACAGCCGAGGCCGTTCTGAACGGCACCTCGATAGACCTAAAGGCCCTGCGGCTCTCCTCCATAGATGTAGGCCTCGAGTTCGACGGCGCGCCCGGCGCCAGACTCGTCTGCTCTTACAGTGTGTATAGGTGGGCCCTGGAGGGACATTAGCGAAAGCTTTTTATCCGAACACAAACCGTAACATATGCTATTGTTCATAACAGGCCAGGACTGGCTCATAATCCTCATAGCCGTCGTGATCTTGCTCATATGGGGCCCCACCAAACTGCCCGCCCTAGCCAGAGGCCTCGGACAGGCCCTACACGAATTCAGAAGGGCCTCTCAAGGCGTCGTGACCTCTGAGGACGAGGAGTACAGAAAACTCGTCGAGGTAGCCAAAAGCCTCGGCATAAGCACCGAAGGCAAGACCAAAGAGCAGTTGCTAGAAGAAGTCAACCAGAAAGTCAAAGAAATGAACAAAAAGATAGCGCTAGGCTGACCTTCTATCCACACGCCCGAACTGACCAGCTCCGATGTCCCTTCGGCTCAATAACTGTATAGCAACGCACCGGCCCCTACGCGGGCGCTGGTAGCCACATCGCCTACACGTCTCATTTACTAACTAAGACGAACGGCGGCGATCTATAGGGTTGATTTTTTAATAGTTGTTAAGGGAGGGTTGTGGCTTGCCGAGGTCCTGTCGAGGTGGTCTACGAGCCTTTGGCTCACTACCTGCGCGGGCTGGGCATACGCGGCGTGAAGAGCGTGTTGCTGGCGTCTGCATTTATGAGGTACGACGGCGTTAAGACGATCGCAGAGGCTCTCGGCGGCGTTAAGGATGCCGTCGAGCTGAAGGCCATCTTCAGGGAGGCGACCCCCAAGGCGTATAGGCACTTAAAAGAGTTGGGTTTCGACGCGAGGGTAAACGAGAGGCTCCACGCGAAGTTCTACCTCTTCACTCTCGATGACGAGTACCTAGCCGTGATAGGGTCTTCGAACTTGTCAATACACGGCCTCGTAGCCAATAGAGAAATAAACGTGATAATTAAGGGCCGCCTAGACAGCCCCTTTTACAGATGCCTACGGGCCGTGTTCGACGAGCTGTGGGGCGAGTCGAGGGCCCCCTCGCCGGACGACTTGAGGCGTATAAGGCTGAAGAGAGCCGCCAGAGTCAAGTCGTTTATCGCCGAGCTGGACGAGGCGCTGAGGAGGATACTTGCCGTCGAGATCCAGCCGGGCAGGGACAGGCGGGAAACCATACCCGCCATATACAAGGGGCTGGCGAGGTTTAGGAAGAAGGCTGAGGAGGTCGGGCTCGTCGAGGAGGAATACGTCCGGCGCTACGTGGCGGAGATGTACGGCGGCCCTGGTCGGTTAAGCGAGAGGTTGGCGGAGTCGTGTAGAGAGGCGCCGGGAGCGTACCTCCTCGACGTGCCGTGCCTTTTGGTCTACGCCGCATACGAGGCGGTACAAGATGCGCAGAGACGAGGCGGCGGGGTCCTATTTCAGACGGGCATAGACTTCTACAAGGCGGCCCTAGAAAGGGCGATAAGTCTCGCCGAGGGGGCGGGCGATGCCGTGAGGCAGTATGTTTATCATGAATACCAAGCGGTCAATAACGACAAGGAGTACAGAGAGCAAGTAGTGGAGCGCAAAATAGGGGCCGTGATACTCCCTCTGGTCCTAACCCTCCCCCGCAGCTGTAGAGTAGACTTCGAGAAGGTAAGCAATAGGAGAGTGAGGAAGGTAGTGTGTATGTAGCGGCTTGGACAGTTGTTTAAAAGGGAGCTACATAGTCGTGTCGCGTCTCCGCGTCGTAAAAGTCAGATCTCCCTTCACTAGGCAGAAGGTGCCCGCAATATTCGACCAGGCGGACTTCCTCGGCGCCGTCGTGGCGGACGTGGGGGCGGGCTACGGGGCCAAGGGCGAATACGCCGTAAGGCGCGGGGCCCGCTACGCGGTCCTCATAGACGTAGACGAGACCGCGTTGAGGGAGAGAGACGGGCTTGGCCTGGACAGGGTGGTCGCCGACGCGCATATGCTCCCCCTAAGAGACCGCTCAGCAGACGTAGTCATCTTCTGGAACGTCCTCCAGTTCCTACACGACGAAGAGAGAGCCCTGGCCGAAGTGGCGAGGACGGCGAGGCGCCTTATCCTCTTCTCTGTGTACAACGCCGTGAGCGGAAGGCGGTATACGTGGGGTGAGTTTTTGGAGAGGGCTGTGAGGCTTGGGTCCCTCGTGAGGTGGAGACGTCTTGGCAATGTTCAGTTCCAGGCTGTGATTCGCCGTGAGGATTGACGTACTTCGTGGGGAATACTGCGCCAACTGCCGTATAGTTAGGCGGAGCCCTAGGAGTACTGGGGTGAGGCTGTTGTTGGAGCTAGTCAAGTCGCCGTCGGGGCTGAGGGTTATGGACTTCGGCTGTTCGAATTGGCGCAATTCGGCGTATCTCGAATCGCTTGGCGCCCATGCGGTGCGGATCGACGCCGTGGCCTACACGAGGCCCGACGTGGTGGCGTACCCCACGCACCTCCCATTTAGGGATCGCGCCTTCGATGCGGCCCTCTTTACGCACATCTTCATGTTTCTTGAAGATAAGGCGCACTGGCCCGCGGCGGCCGCCGAGTTGAGGCGGGTGTCTAGGCGCTATGTTGTCGTGGAGACCTACGCGGTTAAAAACCCAGCGGCGCTTAGGTACGACCCCGCCGAGGTGGAGCGGCTGTTCGGGAGGTCCGCCAGGAGGGGCCGTGAGGCCGGACCTACAGGTCTACCTCTTCGACCTCGCCACGTGAGAACCGCGGTCGGCCGCGGCCCTCATCCCGTCGGCCCTCGCTCCTTCCTTATGCCTACGAGCTCCTTTAGGGCTCTGGCCGCTGTGGCCAGCTTCCTATTGCCTTCGGCCAGGTCCTCCAACACGTGGGCGGCCATAGAGAAAAGCCCGGCCTCCATATAGGTTCTGAGCTCGGCCCAGAGGGCATCTCTAGACCCTGTGGAGAGATAGAGCGCCAGCGGGGGGTCCCACTCCAACACTAAATCCTCTAGGAATTCCCCGCTGGCCTCCAGCTCGGAGGCATCTATGTCTTCACGGAAGTTGACGTTATGTAGCTCTTTCGGCGCCACGCCGTGTTTCGCTATGCTCAAATAGGACACGGCTCTAGAGAGCCTAAATATGTCGTCTAGCCTCCCCCGCCTTCTGGCCAGAAGGGCGGCCATCCTCCTTACCTCTTCGGCTTCGGCCTTGAATATGTGCGACTCCACGAGGCCGTTGGGCATTACATATACGGCGGTGCCCTTCGCCTCCAACAGCTCCTTGAAGGCCTTAGGCGTTATGTACGGCACATCGCAGGGGGCGAAGAGCAACGTCCCGTCGAACCTATAGGCGGCCGACACAACAGCCGCCATGGGGCCTGAGAACTGTGGGTGGTCCTCCACGACGGGGAGCCCGAAGGACTCGTTCCGCCCCGGCGCTATGTAGACCTCGTCCACGAGACCCCTCGCGGCCTCTATCACGGCCTCTATCATGGGCCTCCCTCCCACTGGATATCCGCATTTGTTGACCCAAGGCTCGCCCGGCCTCTGAAATCGACGCGATTGGCCGCCGGCAAAAACAACAAGTCTGATCATAGGTCTCTCAATACGGTCTCCGCCGCGTTTAGGCCTGGAACTCCTGTTATCTGCCCGCCGGGCCAAGTCCCGGCGCCTCCTAGGTAGAGCCCTCTTATCGGCGTCCTGTAGCCCCAACCGCATACAGGCCGGCAGAACAAGAAGTCTCTAGTTAGGGGCAGGTGGTTCACGTAGGCCCCCCTCGCGTTGAACGCCCTCTGGTAGTCCTCCGGCGTCCAGAACTCGAAGGCCTTCGCCTTGCCCAAATTCTCTATGTAGGTCTCCAACGTCTCTATTTCGGGCTGTCCGACCACCGAGACCTTATTGCCCTCTACCACCATTTCGCCCATGGGCAGTTGAAATATGGAGTCGCGATAGGGGGCGAGGCCCCTCCTCGATCTGGCCGCCTCGGAGAGGACTACGTTAAGCCTATACGGCCCCGCGGCCGTAGAGGCCTCTTCGAGCCTAAGCCTCACGCTCTTGTCTACCTCCCCCACTAGGTCCAAGAGGGTGTGTATCGGGCTTGCGGTGGAGATGACGGCCTTGGCCTCTACGATCTTGCCGTAATCCAGCTCCACGCCCTTGACCGCACCCCCCTCGACTATAATCCTCTTCACGCCGACCCCCAAGACCGCTTTAACGCCAGAGGCCAGCGCGGCCTCGTACAGCGCCTTCGAGAGCGCCTGTATCCCCTCCTCTCCCCTCCATACGGGCCTCCCCCAGCCCTCCGGCGGGTTGAAGTAGGCGAGGAGGTACGCCGGCTCGTCCCACAGATGTTCGTAGAGGAACATGGGCCAGAACTCTCGGGGGAGGTACTGCGCCAAGATGTCTCTGGCGCTCCTCCTCACCAAGTCGGCGGCCTCCGGGTCCTCTAGCAGTTGTCGCTCCGTGGGGGGCTCGCCGAAGAAGTACTTGCGCATGGCCCTATTGAGCGAGACCAAGCGGTCCCAAAAGGCGGATATCTCGTCGCCGAGCCCCCACTGCCTGAACTCCTCCACGCGCCTCGTGGGGTCGCGCCACCACCTTACGTACTGGCCGTCGAGCTCGTATACGGCTATGGGGTCCGGCACCTTTATGTCGAGACTTACGCCTATCCGGCTCAACACCTCCTTCGGCATTATCCCCACGACGTAGGCGCCAACTCCCACCTCCACGCCGCCGAGCATGTGATATCCCGCCAGCCCGCCGGGGTGGAGGGCTTTGTCGAAAACCGCCACGTCGAGGCCGGCTTTGGCGAGCCTTATGGAGGCTATGAGGCCGTTGTGTCCAGCCCCTATGACTACTACGTCGACCACGAAGGGGCCTCGGGCTATATTAATATCTTGAGCGAGAGGTATACGAAATAGACGCCGAACGCCGCCAGTGTGGCGACCGAAAACGCCTTTATGGCGAGCCAAGTCCCCCTGCTGTTGAGCCTCCACCCGGCCCTAATGGCCGCCGGGAATGAAGTTATCCAAGTCGCTATGGCCGAAAAGAGCCCGGCCGCCCAATAGAGGCCGAAGGAGCTGATGGAGCTGAGGCCTACTGTCAGCCACCAGCCGAGCTGGTACGGGTTGGCCAAGCCCAAAGTTAGCCCCAATAGGTAGCCCCTAATTGCCCTCTCAGACGCCGCGCCGTTTTTGACCTCAGGGGGGCGGGCCAGCGCTATTTTATATGCGATATACAGCAGGAAGAAGGACCCCACTAGATATATAATCGCTATATATCTCGAGTTGACGAAGGAGAGGACTTCGGCGTATAGCAGAAGCGTAACCAACATGAATATAAAGTCGGCCGTCATGGCGCCCGCGCCTACCGCCACGCCGTGCCTAAAGCCCCTGAGGGCCCACGAAGCTATCAACGCGTTCATGGGCCCCGGCGGCACCGCGAGGCTGTAGCCCAGCGCGAGGCCCGCCGCGAATTGGGCAAGGCTCATATCTCCACCACCTCGGCCTCAAGCCTCTCTAGGTCCACGAGCGCGACGGT
This region includes:
- a CDS encoding endo-1,4-beta-glucanase, which gives rise to MRRYLAVAAAVLIVAILLAIMASRTGGKPQEVLLVPNGTTPVSAISKSPGEMMTAYYIGNGAVMLTPYPWNMKSWSGSVEVSYNGSVVTAKVDVVYTEKYNPYAPVLGYPSLRYGCDPLFGACTQSTPPLKLPTPALNADALMTLEYRVDPGTCNITDFSYDIWLTKGSGLGPGDLELMVWLFYTTPLAQSAPSPYWSYRGSYALPVYINGSPASEHVYAYLHLDQSSWSVLILAFEKPIQGGSVAIPLGDLMKTAEAVLNGTSIDLKALRLSSIDVGLEFDGAPGARLVCSYSVYRWALEGH
- a CDS encoding twin-arginine translocase TatA/TatE family subunit, with translation MLLFITGQDWLIILIAVVILLIWGPTKLPALARGLGQALHEFRRASQGVVTSEDEEYRKLVEVAKSLGISTEGKTKEQLLEEVNQKVKEMNKKIALG
- a CDS encoding phospholipase D-like domain-containing protein, translating into MACRGPVEVVYEPLAHYLRGLGIRGVKSVLLASAFMRYDGVKTIAEALGGVKDAVELKAIFREATPKAYRHLKELGFDARVNERLHAKFYLFTLDDEYLAVIGSSNLSIHGLVANREINVIIKGRLDSPFYRCLRAVFDELWGESRAPSPDDLRRIRLKRAARVKSFIAELDEALRRILAVEIQPGRDRRETIPAIYKGLARFRKKAEEVGLVEEEYVRRYVAEMYGGPGRLSERLAESCREAPGAYLLDVPCLLVYAAYEAVQDAQRRGGGVLFQTGIDFYKAALERAISLAEGAGDAVRQYVYHEYQAVNNDKEYREQVVERKIGAVILPLVLTLPRSCRVDFEKVSNRRVRKVVCM
- a CDS encoding class I SAM-dependent methyltransferase yields the protein MSRLRVVKVRSPFTRQKVPAIFDQADFLGAVVADVGAGYGAKGEYAVRRGARYAVLIDVDETALRERDGLGLDRVVADAHMLPLRDRSADVVIFWNVLQFLHDEERALAEVARTARRLILFSVYNAVSGRRYTWGEFLERAVRLGSLVRWRRLGNVQFQAVIRRED
- a CDS encoding molybdenum cofactor guanylyltransferase, which produces MIRLVVFAGGQSRRFQRPGEPWVNKCGYPVGGRPMIEAVIEAARGLVDEVYIAPGRNESFGLPVVEDHPQFSGPMAAVVSAAYRFDGTLLFAPCDVPYITPKAFKELLEAKGTAVYVMPNGLVESHIFKAEAEEVRRMAALLARRRGRLDDIFRLSRAVSYLSIAKHGVAPKELHNVNFREDIDASELEASGEFLEDLVLEWDPPLALYLSTGSRDALWAELRTYMEAGLFSMAAHVLEDLAEGNRKLATAARALKELVGIRKERGPTG
- a CDS encoding NAD(P)/FAD-dependent oxidoreductase, which translates into the protein MVDVVVIGAGHNGLIASIRLAKAGLDVAVFDKALHPGGLAGYHMLGGVEVGVGAYVVGIMPKEVLSRIGVSLDIKVPDPIAVYELDGQYVRWWRDPTRRVEEFRQWGLGDEISAFWDRLVSLNRAMRKYFFGEPPTERQLLEDPEAADLVRRSARDILAQYLPREFWPMFLYEHLWDEPAYLLAYFNPPEGWGRPVWRGEEGIQALSKALYEAALASGVKAVLGVGVKRIIVEGGAVKGVELDYGKIVEAKAVISTASPIHTLLDLVGEVDKSVRLRLEEASTAAGPYRLNVVLSEAARSRRGLAPYRDSIFQLPMGEMVVEGNKVSVVGQPEIETLETYIENLGKAKAFEFWTPEDYQRAFNARGAYVNHLPLTRDFLFCRPVCGWGYRTPIRGLYLGGAGTWPGGQITGVPGLNAAETVLRDL
- a CDS encoding LysE family translocator, whose protein sequence is MSLAQFAAGLALGYSLAVPPGPMNALIASWALRGFRHGVAVGAGAMTADFIFMLVTLLLYAEVLSFVNSRYIAIIYLVGSFFLLYIAYKIALARPPEVKNGAASERAIRGYLLGLTLGLANPYQLGWWLTVGLSSISSFGLYWAAGLFSAIATWITSFPAAIRAGWRLNSRGTWLAIKAFSVATLAAFGVYFVYLSLKILI